The Phragmites australis chromosome 15, lpPhrAust1.1, whole genome shotgun sequence genome window below encodes:
- the LOC133891971 gene encoding putative lipid-transfer protein DIR1: MAKALALVALLLVALALAAAPTEAVCNMSNEQFMSCQPAAAKTTDPAPRPSDSCCAALAGADLNCLCSYKNSPWMSVYNIDPKRAMELPAKCGLATPANC; the protein is encoded by the coding sequence ATGGCCAAGGCGCTGGCGCTGGTTGCCCTCCTGCTCGTCGCCTTGGCGCTCGCGGCTGCGCCTACGGAAGCGGTGTGCAACATGAGCAACGAGCAGTTCATGTCGTGCCAGCCGGCGGCGGCCAAGACGACGGACCCGGCGCCGAGGCCGTCCGACTCGTGCTGCGCGGCGCTGGCGGGCGCGGACCTCAACTGCCTGTGCTCCTACAAGAACTCGCCGTGGATGAGCGTCTACAACATCGACCCCAAGCGCGCCATGGAGCTGCCAGCCAAGTGCGGCCTCGCCACGCCCGCCAACTGCtag